Proteins encoded by one window of Synechococcus sp. WH 7805:
- a CDS encoding phage holin family protein: protein MSELPRSQEPRPRGLGAAARVTALAGSVMDLHVRIALQEVDREKRRLISGGVFLAMGGTLMLLALVAAEAALLVWVLEAWDWSLLQALLGLAVLNLVVAGISLRVGGQLAKGPYLPQTLEGLSRTTRAVLGR, encoded by the coding sequence ATGAGTGAACTGCCCCGGTCGCAGGAGCCTCGTCCTCGCGGGCTCGGCGCGGCCGCCAGGGTGACGGCCCTGGCGGGTTCGGTGATGGATCTTCACGTGCGCATTGCACTCCAGGAGGTTGATCGCGAAAAGCGACGCCTGATCAGTGGTGGAGTGTTCCTGGCGATGGGCGGAACCTTGATGCTTCTGGCACTGGTGGCCGCAGAAGCGGCGTTGCTGGTTTGGGTGCTGGAGGCCTGGGACTGGTCCCTGCTTCAGGCGTTGCTCGGTTTGGCTGTGCTCAACCTGGTGGTGGCTGGGATCAGCCTGCGCGTGGGCGGGCAACTGGCCAAGGGGCCTTACCTGCCCCAGACCCTTGAGGGACTGTCGCGCACGACCCGCGCTGTTCTCGGCCGCTGA
- a CDS encoding J domain-containing protein, translated as MATRKTKLTLPEVQQLIQDLLDYSNSPSVDDLLVFAETINLGPFKTPKQAKPKGLTATVMRKAVLNKFECKTVADLRKHKTFAMAFTGDKVGLKTTEDWRKQYRKWIAVPEDERYQKGPTCINGIDVLENFRPWHVFGLNSSTASTDDIKESYRQLVKTHHPDMGGDARVFERLQKMRDSLIALMN; from the coding sequence ATGGCAACCAGAAAGACGAAATTAACTCTTCCAGAAGTCCAGCAGCTGATTCAGGATCTACTGGATTACTCGAATTCACCAAGTGTTGATGATCTTTTGGTGTTCGCGGAGACGATCAACCTGGGGCCTTTTAAGACGCCTAAGCAAGCAAAGCCAAAAGGCCTCACTGCAACAGTAATGAGAAAAGCTGTGCTTAATAAATTCGAATGCAAGACAGTAGCCGACTTGCGTAAACATAAGACATTCGCAATGGCTTTTACTGGAGACAAAGTTGGGTTGAAGACGACCGAAGACTGGAGAAAGCAATATCGAAAATGGATTGCAGTTCCTGAAGATGAAAGGTACCAAAAGGGACCTACCTGCATCAATGGAATAGATGTCCTTGAGAACTTCAGGCCGTGGCATGTTTTTGGTCTGAACTCGTCCACAGCGTCCACGGACGACATCAAGGAGTCCTATAGGCAGCTTGTGAAGACACATCACCCCGATATGGGAGGGGATGCACGAGTTTTCGAGCGTCTTCAAAAGATGCGCGACTCACTAATCGCATTGATGAATTGA
- a CDS encoding PRC-barrel domain-containing protein: MSLSSSSNDPLANVPSDRLWLRSELMGTQVITRDTGRRLGVVGEVIVDIDGREVVALGLRDNPLTRFLPGLPRWMPLDRIRQVGDVILVDSADSLSEAFSPERYSRVINCQVITESGQQLGRVLGFSFDIETGELTTLVMGAVGVPLLGEGVLSTWEIPVDEIVSSGADRIIVYEGAEEKLKQLNSGFLEKLGVGGPSWEEQERDRYRVNVVPVENQLSSGQSAEDTPRQLGASSSQRFDVDQDELEYVELEQPRQDEVRRRRYLDELPLEEDPERYQPQESYQPRESYQSRDFDSEPPRYDEVPPQPRSDQRPRPASRRPIERPGEPLDVEPLDDEPQSSAPREPMDDPW; the protein is encoded by the coding sequence TTGAGTTTGTCGTCGTCTTCCAATGATCCACTGGCCAACGTGCCCAGTGATCGCCTCTGGCTGAGGTCTGAGCTCATGGGCACCCAGGTGATCACCCGCGATACCGGGCGCCGCCTCGGTGTGGTGGGTGAGGTGATCGTGGACATTGACGGCCGCGAGGTCGTCGCCCTCGGTCTGCGTGATAACCCCCTCACCCGATTCCTGCCGGGGCTCCCTCGCTGGATGCCCCTGGATCGCATCCGTCAGGTGGGCGACGTGATCCTCGTGGATTCAGCCGATTCCCTGAGTGAAGCCTTTTCACCCGAGCGCTACAGCCGGGTGATCAACTGCCAGGTGATCACCGAATCGGGCCAGCAGCTCGGCAGGGTGCTCGGTTTCTCCTTCGACATCGAAACCGGAGAACTCACCACGCTTGTGATGGGGGCCGTGGGCGTCCCCCTGCTGGGTGAAGGGGTGCTGAGCACCTGGGAAATCCCCGTCGACGAAATCGTGAGCAGCGGGGCTGACCGGATCATTGTTTATGAGGGAGCTGAGGAAAAACTCAAACAACTCAACAGCGGCTTTCTCGAAAAGCTGGGCGTTGGTGGCCCCAGCTGGGAAGAACAGGAGCGGGATCGCTACAGGGTGAACGTGGTGCCTGTGGAGAATCAGTTGAGCTCTGGTCAGAGCGCCGAAGACACTCCAAGGCAGCTGGGAGCCTCCTCCTCCCAGAGGTTTGACGTGGATCAGGACGAGCTCGAGTACGTGGAACTGGAGCAGCCCCGCCAGGACGAGGTCCGCCGCAGGCGCTACCTCGATGAACTGCCACTCGAGGAAGACCCTGAGCGCTATCAACCTCAGGAGAGCTACCAGCCTCGTGAGAGCTATCAGTCCCGAGACTTCGACTCCGAGCCTCCTCGCTACGACGAGGTCCCACCTCAACCACGCAGCGATCAGCGGCCGCGGCCGGCATCGCGACGACCGATCGAGCGACCGGGTGAACCTTTGGATGTGGAGCCCTTGGATGATGAACCTCAATCCAGCGCCCCCAGGGAACCGATGGATGATCCCTGGTAG
- a CDS encoding class I SAM-dependent RNA methyltransferase, giving the protein MEHSSVGREHRHSVNRVSCIAVLPQGLEDIGAAELDALGAKEVKPLRRAASFAADMACLYRLHLQARLPFRLLREMSHFPCRERDDLYDGIQQALDWERWLHPSMTFRVDVTGTAPGLNHSHFTALQVKNAVIDRQRDLWGKRSSIDLEEPDLSLHLHLHRGEATLSLDGSGGSLHRRGYRAAMGAAPLKENLAAGLIRLSGWDGTGPLVDPLCGSGTLLIEAAAMALQLAPGLDRFFALESWADFNLEQWDAERQRAQGRACRQRDLPLIQGFEADPSIADQARANVQAAGLENVVEIQTGSFHNFALPQGPGTLVCNPPYGERIGAGSDLESLYSDLGRYAKEQASGWALWVLSGNPQLTGALRMKATRRIPISNGGIDCRWLHYDVR; this is encoded by the coding sequence GTGGAGCACAGCAGCGTGGGGAGGGAACACCGCCATTCAGTCAATCGGGTCTCGTGCATTGCTGTCCTCCCCCAGGGGCTGGAAGACATCGGAGCTGCAGAACTAGACGCTCTTGGAGCCAAGGAGGTGAAGCCTCTCCGCCGTGCCGCTTCTTTTGCAGCCGACATGGCCTGCCTCTACAGACTGCATCTCCAAGCGCGACTGCCGTTTCGGCTGCTCCGCGAAATGAGCCACTTCCCCTGCAGAGAGCGTGATGATCTCTACGACGGCATCCAACAAGCCCTCGACTGGGAGCGATGGTTGCATCCCTCGATGACGTTCCGAGTGGACGTGACCGGCACCGCCCCTGGACTGAACCACAGCCATTTCACGGCCCTGCAGGTGAAGAACGCAGTGATCGACCGGCAACGAGACCTCTGGGGCAAACGCTCGTCCATCGACCTTGAAGAGCCGGATCTAAGCCTGCATCTGCATCTCCACCGCGGCGAGGCCACGCTCAGCCTCGATGGCTCCGGTGGCAGCCTGCACCGGCGCGGCTATCGCGCAGCCATGGGAGCAGCGCCATTAAAGGAAAACCTGGCTGCAGGGCTGATCCGGCTCTCCGGCTGGGATGGCACAGGCCCGCTGGTGGATCCTCTCTGCGGTTCCGGAACCCTTCTGATCGAAGCAGCCGCCATGGCTCTGCAGCTCGCACCAGGACTCGATCGTTTCTTCGCTCTCGAAAGCTGGGCCGACTTCAACCTGGAGCAATGGGACGCCGAGAGACAACGCGCTCAGGGCCGGGCATGCAGGCAGCGGGACCTTCCCCTGATTCAGGGGTTTGAAGCCGATCCCAGCATCGCCGATCAAGCCAGAGCCAACGTTCAGGCCGCAGGCCTGGAGAACGTGGTGGAGATCCAGACAGGCTCGTTCCACAACTTCGCCCTGCCGCAGGGACCTGGAACGCTGGTGTGCAATCCGCCCTACGGCGAACGCATTGGTGCGGGAAGCGATCTGGAGAGTCTTTACTCCGATCTGGGCCGCTACGCCAAAGAGCAGGCATCGGGCTGGGCGCTGTGGGTGCTCAGCGGCAACCCCCAGCTCACGGGAGCCCTTCGCATGAAGGCCACCCGCAGGATTCCGATCAGCAATGGCGGCATCGACTGCCGCTGGTTGCACTACGACGTGCGCTGA
- the smc gene encoding chromosome segregation protein SMC, translating into MSIPLEPGFTVVTGPNGSGKSNILDGVLFCLGLANSRGMRADRLPDLVNSGVLKAGKSAETTVSVRFDLSDWQPDAAEEGIEAPAEGPWIRSDQTEWTVTRKLRVMPGGSYNSSYSADGIPCNLQQLQTQLRRLRIDPEGSNVVMQGDVTRIVSMSNRDRRGLIDELAGVALFDTRIEQSRRKLDDVQERQERCRIVEQELLATRARLEKDCAKARAYQELREQLQLGRRQELVLAYDAAQAECHRLQQRHQQLGDQDARDSRSIEERETTLQEAAAKLKTLQDNVKALGEDKLLGVQAELAGLDPQSRELERQAAQHQQEGERLQALRHDLQGRRGQIQSESESLRLSADPAALERADEDCRRAEGAVELSRRRLGEVAGRSSTWIEEQRERSRRRQQLQASLAPLQEERQQLMERLRQSDKRRHDLELERDQDGGEDRRVQTLQEQLEQEWQTLLNAIRSGQEQLQQLADSVAIQQRTRARLEQEQTRLEREIARQDSRREALQESRGTGALRLLLESGLEGIHGPVAQLGEVEDRHRMALEVAAGARMGQVVVDDDRIAARAIDLLKSRRAGRLTFLPLNKIRAPGSGGGAAMARGRRPDGDNADGLIGRAVDLIRYEPIYGEVFAYVFGDTQVFTDLGSARRVLGRSRAVTLDGELLEKSGAMTGGSLSQRSGGLSFGVSSEGDEAAPLRQRLLELGETLAACCREEHRLTAQLEEQRPGLRQLEQRQAALEAERQAARRSHGPLLERLQHHQRRLQELQETGAQDRHRLQEIETALSPLQSDLQQLDQQESKGEANADTERWQALQKSLEQADAALETARRQRDTLLQQDRDRQMTAQRLADQLQGLERDEQSLKEAVQTLAETHGRWRQQHQDLNRRRDALNAQQQDLQTRFGEERRARDEAEASVAEQRQGLQQARWELERLREERIGLEEQLRSGSMRLDELKSSLPDPLPEISDAVRDGGLEALQEQLQQLQRRMEALEPVNMLALEELQELEQRLGDLGERLELLSQEREELLLRIETVATLRQEAFMEAFEAVDGHFREIFASLSDGDGKLQLDNPEDPLEGGLTLVAHPKGKAVRRLAAMSGGEKSLTALSFLFALQRFRPSPFYALDEVDSFLDGVNVERLAALIARQAEQAQFLVVSHRRPMIGASTRTIGVTQARGAHTQVVGLPDAA; encoded by the coding sequence ATGAGCATCCCCCTGGAGCCCGGTTTCACTGTCGTGACCGGGCCTAATGGATCGGGCAAGAGCAATATTCTCGATGGCGTGCTCTTCTGCCTCGGTCTCGCCAATAGCCGAGGCATGCGGGCTGATCGTTTGCCGGACCTGGTGAACAGCGGGGTTCTCAAGGCAGGCAAATCAGCTGAAACCACCGTGAGCGTGCGGTTCGATCTCTCCGATTGGCAACCGGATGCAGCTGAGGAAGGCATCGAAGCTCCGGCAGAGGGACCCTGGATCCGGTCCGATCAGACCGAATGGACAGTGACCCGCAAATTACGGGTGATGCCTGGCGGCTCCTACAACAGCAGTTACAGCGCCGACGGGATCCCTTGCAATCTGCAACAGCTTCAGACCCAGCTCCGACGGCTTCGGATCGATCCCGAAGGAAGCAATGTGGTGATGCAAGGGGACGTGACCCGAATCGTCTCGATGAGCAACCGTGACCGTCGCGGCCTCATTGATGAACTGGCCGGAGTGGCTCTATTCGACACCCGCATCGAACAGAGCCGCAGAAAACTAGACGACGTGCAGGAACGGCAGGAACGTTGCCGCATCGTTGAGCAGGAACTTCTGGCCACGCGAGCGCGGCTCGAAAAAGATTGCGCCAAGGCCAGGGCCTATCAGGAGCTGCGGGAACAGCTCCAGCTGGGTCGCCGACAGGAACTAGTCCTGGCCTACGACGCAGCCCAAGCCGAATGCCACCGCCTTCAACAGCGGCACCAGCAGCTGGGTGATCAGGACGCCCGCGACTCCCGTTCCATCGAAGAACGGGAGACCACACTTCAAGAGGCGGCCGCCAAGCTGAAAACACTGCAGGACAACGTCAAGGCCCTTGGCGAAGACAAGTTGCTGGGAGTGCAGGCGGAGCTGGCCGGACTCGATCCTCAGAGCCGCGAACTCGAAAGACAGGCAGCGCAGCACCAGCAGGAAGGCGAACGGCTGCAGGCCCTGCGCCATGACCTGCAGGGGCGCAGGGGGCAGATTCAATCGGAATCCGAATCCCTGCGGCTCAGCGCCGACCCGGCAGCGCTCGAACGTGCGGATGAGGACTGCCGCAGGGCGGAAGGAGCTGTGGAGCTCTCGCGCCGTCGGCTAGGGGAAGTGGCCGGCCGTTCGAGCACCTGGATTGAGGAGCAGCGTGAGCGCAGCCGCCGCCGGCAGCAGCTGCAGGCCTCCCTGGCGCCTCTGCAGGAAGAGCGTCAGCAACTGATGGAGCGGCTGCGCCAGAGCGACAAGCGCAGGCACGACCTAGAGCTGGAACGGGACCAGGACGGCGGAGAAGACCGCAGGGTTCAGACGCTGCAGGAGCAACTGGAGCAGGAGTGGCAGACCCTGCTCAACGCGATCCGCAGCGGACAGGAACAGCTGCAACAGCTGGCGGACTCTGTGGCGATTCAGCAGCGCACCCGCGCCCGGCTTGAGCAGGAGCAGACACGACTGGAACGGGAGATCGCACGCCAGGACAGCCGGCGCGAAGCTCTTCAGGAAAGCCGCGGCACCGGAGCCCTGCGCCTTCTGCTCGAGTCCGGCCTGGAGGGTATCCATGGACCGGTTGCACAGCTTGGGGAAGTGGAGGACCGCCACCGCATGGCGCTCGAAGTGGCGGCCGGCGCCCGTATGGGCCAGGTGGTGGTCGACGACGACCGCATCGCCGCACGGGCCATTGATCTCCTGAAGAGCCGCAGGGCCGGACGTCTCACCTTTCTGCCTCTCAACAAGATCCGCGCTCCCGGCAGTGGCGGAGGCGCAGCCATGGCCCGTGGGCGCAGGCCAGACGGTGACAACGCGGATGGCCTGATCGGCAGGGCCGTCGACCTGATTCGATACGAACCGATCTATGGAGAGGTGTTCGCCTACGTGTTCGGTGACACCCAAGTCTTCACAGACCTGGGCAGTGCCCGACGCGTGCTGGGCCGCTCCCGTGCCGTCACCCTCGATGGTGAGCTGCTGGAAAAAAGCGGCGCCATGACCGGAGGCAGCCTGAGTCAGCGGAGCGGCGGACTCAGCTTCGGTGTGAGCAGCGAAGGGGATGAGGCCGCTCCCCTGCGGCAACGACTGCTGGAACTGGGAGAGACCCTCGCCGCCTGCTGCCGAGAAGAACACCGCCTAACAGCACAGCTTGAGGAGCAACGCCCGGGGTTGCGCCAGCTCGAGCAACGCCAGGCAGCCCTGGAGGCGGAACGCCAGGCAGCACGCCGTTCCCACGGCCCTCTACTGGAACGCCTGCAGCACCATCAACGCAGGCTGCAGGAGCTGCAGGAAACCGGTGCCCAGGACCGCCATCGTCTCCAGGAGATCGAAACAGCACTCAGCCCCCTGCAGAGCGATCTCCAGCAACTCGATCAGCAGGAGAGCAAGGGAGAAGCGAATGCCGATACCGAGCGCTGGCAAGCTCTCCAAAAGAGCCTGGAACAGGCCGATGCAGCCCTTGAGACAGCCCGCCGTCAACGCGACACCCTGCTGCAGCAGGACCGTGACCGCCAGATGACGGCCCAACGCCTGGCCGATCAGCTGCAAGGACTCGAACGGGACGAACAGTCCCTCAAAGAAGCAGTCCAGACCCTCGCTGAGACTCACGGACGTTGGCGGCAGCAGCACCAGGATCTGAACAGACGTCGCGATGCCCTCAACGCCCAGCAACAGGATCTGCAGACACGCTTCGGAGAGGAACGTCGTGCCCGCGATGAGGCGGAAGCCTCCGTTGCGGAACAACGTCAAGGGCTGCAGCAGGCCCGCTGGGAACTGGAGCGGTTGCGCGAGGAACGCATTGGATTGGAGGAACAGCTGCGCAGTGGCAGCATGCGGCTGGACGAACTCAAATCCTCCCTCCCCGATCCACTGCCGGAGATCAGTGACGCCGTCCGTGACGGTGGCCTCGAGGCGCTGCAAGAGCAGCTGCAACAGCTTCAACGGCGCATGGAAGCTTTAGAGCCAGTGAACATGTTGGCTCTGGAAGAACTGCAAGAACTTGAGCAGCGCCTCGGAGATCTTGGCGAACGCCTGGAGTTGCTCAGTCAGGAACGAGAAGAACTGCTGCTGCGGATCGAAACCGTTGCCACGCTCCGCCAAGAAGCCTTCATGGAGGCTTTCGAAGCGGTCGATGGACACTTCCGCGAGATTTTCGCGAGCCTGTCCGATGGCGACGGCAAGTTGCAGCTGGACAATCCCGAAGACCCCCTTGAAGGTGGCTTGACCTTGGTCGCGCATCCCAAGGGCAAGGCGGTGCGTCGCCTCGCTGCCATGTCGGGCGGTGAGAAATCCCTCACCGCCCTCAGCTTCCTGTTCGCGCTGCAGCGCTTCAGACCATCGCCGTTCTACGCCCTCGATGAGGTGGACAGTTTCTTGGACGGCGTGAATGTGGAGCGCCTGGCGGCGCTGATCGCCCGGCAGGCCGAGCAGGCCCAGTTCCTCGTGGTCAGTCACCGTCGACCGATGATCGGTGCCTCGACCAGAACCATCGGTGTGACCCAGGCACGAGGCGCCCACACCCAAGTGGTTGGCCTCCCGGATGCAGCCTGA
- the msrB gene encoding peptide-methionine (R)-S-oxide reductase MsrB yields MSSSLPAEGDRVERSPDEWKQQLTPEQFQVARQGGTERAFTGAYWNHKDDGTYHCICCDAPLFSSSTKFESGTGWPSFWDGVSSGAIRTKEDRTHGMVRTEILCARCDAHLGHVFPDGPTPTGQRYCVNSASLQFKG; encoded by the coding sequence ATGTCCAGCTCTCTCCCCGCCGAAGGCGATCGCGTGGAGCGTTCTCCGGACGAATGGAAACAGCAGCTCACCCCCGAGCAGTTCCAAGTTGCCCGGCAGGGGGGGACTGAACGCGCCTTCACCGGGGCCTATTGGAATCACAAGGACGACGGCACCTATCACTGCATCTGCTGTGATGCGCCACTGTTCAGTTCGAGCACCAAATTCGAGTCCGGGACAGGCTGGCCCAGTTTCTGGGATGGGGTGAGCTCAGGTGCGATTCGCACCAAGGAGGACCGCACCCATGGCATGGTGCGCACTGAAATTCTCTGTGCCCGATGTGATGCCCATCTGGGCCATGTCTTCCCTGATGGTCCGACGCCTACAGGGCAGCGTTACTGCGTGAACAGCGCGTCACTCCAGTTCAAGGGTTAG